One region of Chryseobacterium muglaense genomic DNA includes:
- the mnmE gene encoding tRNA uridine-5-carboxymethylaminomethyl(34) synthesis GTPase MnmE encodes MNHDTICALATANGIGAIGIIRISGDDAISVSAKIFDGKNLEKAQSHTVHYGFIKDEDEVIDEVMISVFRAPKTFTAEDSVEISFHGSPHIAKKILEVLIKNGARMAKAGEFTMRAFMNGRIDLSQAESIADLIASENEASRKVALNQLKGGITNEISFLRTDLLNFVSLIELELDFAEEDVEFADRSALNQLLDKIEAKLNSLIESFQYGNAIKNGTAVAIIGKPNAGKSTLLNALLKEERAIVSSIAGTTRDTIEEILHIKGHAFRLIDTAGLRETADEIEAIGVKKAKEKVENANILVYLADAATENFSEDIEMIKSLQRDDLKLIICATKIDEVSPAQYELVENVFRKEISQDFDFITISAVENQNMQDLKDELSSYVEQLKSEESNVVITNQRHFEALGKSLDAVHKVKEAITFQISTELLAYELRNSLEHLGEISGEVTNDEVLGNIFSKFCIGK; translated from the coding sequence ATGAATCATGACACTATCTGCGCACTTGCCACAGCCAACGGAATCGGAGCAATCGGAATTATAAGAATTTCCGGTGATGATGCTATTTCTGTTTCCGCTAAAATATTTGACGGTAAAAATCTTGAAAAAGCACAGTCTCATACAGTTCATTACGGATTTATAAAAGATGAAGATGAGGTAATTGACGAGGTGATGATTTCTGTTTTTAGAGCTCCAAAAACCTTTACAGCAGAAGATTCTGTAGAAATTTCTTTTCACGGTTCGCCGCATATTGCCAAAAAAATTCTTGAAGTTTTAATTAAAAACGGAGCAAGAATGGCAAAAGCCGGTGAGTTTACAATGCGTGCGTTTATGAACGGAAGAATTGATCTAAGCCAAGCTGAATCGATTGCCGATTTAATCGCTTCGGAAAATGAAGCTTCGAGAAAAGTTGCACTAAACCAACTAAAAGGCGGAATCACCAACGAAATTTCGTTCCTAAGAACCGATCTATTAAATTTTGTTTCTTTAATTGAATTAGAACTTGATTTTGCTGAAGAAGATGTAGAATTTGCAGACAGAAGCGCTCTGAATCAATTGCTTGATAAAATAGAAGCTAAATTAAATTCTCTTATTGAAAGTTTTCAATACGGAAATGCGATCAAAAATGGGACTGCCGTTGCTATTATTGGAAAGCCAAATGCCGGAAAATCAACCCTTCTCAACGCTTTATTAAAAGAAGAAAGAGCAATTGTAAGCAGTATTGCTGGAACGACAAGAGACACTATTGAAGAAATTCTTCACATTAAAGGTCACGCATTCAGGTTAATTGACACTGCCGGATTACGTGAAACCGCAGATGAAATTGAAGCAATCGGTGTAAAAAAAGCAAAAGAAAAAGTAGAAAATGCCAATATTCTTGTTTATCTCGCCGATGCAGCCACAGAAAATTTTTCCGAAGACATCGAAATGATAAAATCTCTGCAAAGAGATGATTTAAAACTGATAATCTGTGCCACGAAAATAGATGAAGTTTCTCCTGCTCAATATGAACTGGTAGAAAACGTTTTCAGAAAAGAAATTTCACAAGATTTTGATTTCATCACCATTTCTGCGGTTGAAAATCAAAATATGCAAGATTTAAAAGATGAATTATCATCTTATGTAGAGCAACTAAAATCTGAGGAAAGCAACGTAGTTATCACCAATCAACGTCACTTTGAGGCCTTAGGGAAATCTCTAGATGCCGTACATAAAGTGAAAGAAGCTATTACTTTCCAGATTTCAACAGAGTTGTTGGCGTATGAGCTAAGAAATTCCTTAGAACATCTTGGCGAAATATCAGGCGAAGTGACCAATGATGAAGTGTTAGGAAATATTTTTTCTAAGTTTTGTATCGGGAAATAA
- a CDS encoding saccharopine dehydrogenase family protein — protein MQSNILIIGGSGMVGKTIARILRSRNPHYTIFIGGRREGKTENDLVIDVTKPLTFKTILEKNINLIILSVNDKEDQILDFAIKNNIDYLDITKPTPDLMKAYDFAKRQRISSRIVFSSGWMGGIVSGLVNDAAGQMKNIEEVKLFVYYSVKDLAGESSAHFMAENVAKPFFNYKNDQPVSIKHFLNSEYFTFDFGIGKRTAYNFDVPDLYILNKIEKIPNVSVKMTYNSKFITLLLGAFQSLRVFNILSLKERKMIFGSSGKGDQSVFEIVIKNKNEVKKVSLQSKKGQAELTALSAVLHSEELLKNKLENNIYFSHQLHQPNSLFKSLNNYETINIKTR, from the coding sequence ATGCAGTCAAACATTTTAATTATCGGCGGAAGCGGAATGGTCGGCAAAACAATCGCCCGGATTCTTAGATCAAGGAATCCACATTATACAATTTTTATTGGAGGAAGAAGAGAAGGGAAAACAGAAAATGATCTGGTAATTGATGTTACCAAACCACTGACATTTAAAACTATTCTTGAAAAAAATATCAATTTGATCATACTGTCTGTGAATGACAAAGAAGACCAGATTCTTGATTTTGCTATTAAAAACAATATCGATTATTTAGATATTACGAAACCCACTCCGGATCTTATGAAAGCCTATGATTTTGCAAAAAGGCAGCGTATCAGCAGCAGAATTGTTTTTAGTTCAGGATGGATGGGCGGTATTGTAAGTGGATTAGTGAATGATGCAGCCGGCCAGATGAAAAATATTGAAGAAGTAAAACTTTTCGTTTATTATTCAGTAAAAGACCTAGCGGGTGAAAGTTCGGCTCATTTTATGGCGGAAAACGTAGCAAAGCCTTTTTTTAATTATAAAAATGACCAGCCTGTTTCTATAAAACATTTTTTAAACTCCGAATATTTCACCTTTGATTTTGGAATAGGAAAGCGGACGGCTTACAATTTTGATGTACCCGATTTGTATATATTAAACAAAATTGAAAAAATACCGAATGTAAGTGTGAAAATGACCTATAATTCAAAGTTCATCACCTTGCTGCTCGGAGCATTTCAAAGTTTGAGGGTTTTTAATATTTTATCTTTAAAAGAGAGAAAAATGATTTTTGGATCAAGCGGCAAGGGGGACCAGTCAGTTTTTGAAATTGTTATTAAAAATAAAAATGAAGTTAAGAAAGTAAGCCTTCAGAGTAAGAAAGGACAGGCAGAACTCACAGCATTATCCGCAGTTTTACATTCAGAAGAACTGCTGAAAAATAAACTTGAAAATAATATCTATTTCAGCCATCAACTGCATCAGCCGAATTCTCTTTTTAAATCACTTAATAATTATGAAACTATCAATATAAAAACTAGATGA
- a CDS encoding DNA topoisomerase IB, translated as MEQSDLEIISHLKPSKIVKIMKDPVASAKAVNLIYTSDAETSGIIRRKRGKKYLYFKGDERIKDKEEIKRINSLVIPPAWENVWICALDNGHLQATGFDAKNRKQYRYHSLWSALRNHTKFYRMLQFGYALPEIRLQLEKDLALRNFEKRKVLALIVSLMQRTNIRIGNNIYEKLYGSFGLTTLKEKHVKIEGQKINFSFKGKKGVMHNVNLKSKRLARLIMKCKEIPGKELFQYFDDEGNRHSVDSGMVNDYIKEISGNDFTAKDFRTWSGTVNALIAFKEIGYAENNSQYKKKVKAALDIVAEHLGNTSAVCRKYYVHPLVINLYENNSIKKYLDELEIIEENDGKADLTQEEKLVLKILEKEKMWKNEL; from the coding sequence ATGGAACAATCAGACTTAGAGATCATTTCTCATCTTAAGCCTTCAAAGATTGTGAAAATTATGAAAGATCCGGTAGCTTCTGCAAAGGCGGTGAATCTTATTTACACTTCCGATGCAGAAACTTCCGGAATTATTCGTAGAAAAAGAGGCAAAAAATATCTGTATTTTAAAGGTGACGAAAGAATTAAAGACAAGGAAGAAATCAAACGTATTAATAGTTTGGTCATTCCTCCGGCTTGGGAAAATGTCTGGATCTGTGCTTTGGATAATGGTCATCTTCAGGCAACTGGTTTCGATGCTAAAAATAGAAAACAATATCGTTATCATTCTCTTTGGAGCGCTCTGAGAAATCATACCAAATTTTACAGAATGCTTCAATTTGGTTATGCTTTGCCTGAAATTCGTCTGCAGCTTGAAAAAGATTTAGCGTTAAGAAATTTTGAAAAGCGAAAAGTTCTGGCTTTAATTGTCAGTTTAATGCAACGTACCAACATTCGTATCGGTAATAATATTTACGAAAAACTCTATGGTTCTTTTGGCTTAACAACTTTAAAAGAAAAACACGTAAAAATAGAAGGACAGAAAATTAATTTCTCATTTAAAGGTAAAAAAGGAGTGATGCATAATGTTAATCTTAAAAGTAAAAGACTGGCAAGGTTAATCATGAAATGCAAAGAAATTCCCGGAAAAGAACTGTTTCAATATTTTGATGATGAGGGAAACAGGCATTCTGTAGATTCGGGAATGGTAAATGATTATATTAAAGAAATCAGCGGTAACGATTTTACCGCAAAAGATTTCAGAACATGGTCGGGAACGGTGAATGCGTTGATTGCTTTTAAAGAAATCGGTTATGCCGAAAATAATTCTCAGTACAAAAAGAAAGTAAAAGCTGCTTTGGATATTGTTGCAGAACATCTTGGAAATACAAGTGCAGTTTGCAGAAAATATTACGTACATCCTTTGGTAATCAATCTTTACGAAAATAATTCTATCAAAAAATATCTCGACGAGCTCGAAATTATTGAAGAAAATGATGGCAAAGCAGATTTAACACAGGAAGAAAAATTAGTTTTAAAAATTTTGGAAAAGGAAAAGATGTGGAAAAATGAATTATGA
- a CDS encoding DUF6526 family protein yields MGTQNYNNHRKFYPPHHFIYLPVLLILEVLGVYKIFKDPEYQTMWILFSIVIFLMFYLALMLRQHYALGLQNRLVRLEFKQRYFELFNKRSDEVEEKLNFGQIAALRFTYDEEFKELLDKALKGNVSGDQIKKSIKKWKPDHHRI; encoded by the coding sequence ATGGGAACGCAAAACTATAATAACCACAGAAAATTTTATCCGCCGCATCACTTTATTTACTTACCGGTGTTGCTGATTTTAGAAGTATTAGGAGTTTATAAAATATTCAAAGATCCGGAATATCAAACAATGTGGATTCTCTTTTCGATAGTGATATTTTTAATGTTCTATTTAGCTCTTATGCTGCGCCAACATTATGCGTTGGGACTTCAAAATCGCTTGGTAAGACTTGAATTTAAACAAAGGTATTTTGAGTTGTTCAACAAAAGATCAGATGAAGTGGAAGAAAAGCTGAATTTCGGTCAGATTGCAGCTTTGAGATTTACTTATGATGAAGAATTTAAAGAGCTTTTAGATAAAGCTTTAAAGGGAAATGTTTCAGGAGATCAAATCAAGAAATCCATTAAAAAATGGAAACCAGATCATCATCGAATTTAA
- a CDS encoding phosphatidate cytidylyltransferase has product MKKWTLYSITILSLMLLTSCEAVETIFKAGMWWGIILVVGVVGILLWLFYRGKNS; this is encoded by the coding sequence ATGAAAAAATGGACTTTATACAGCATTACTATCCTTAGTTTAATGCTACTTACAAGCTGTGAAGCAGTGGAAACAATCTTTAAAGCAGGAATGTGGTGGGGAATTATCTTAGTTGTAGGCGTAGTGGGCATTTTATTATGGCTTTTTTATCGGGGTAAGAACTCTTAA
- a CDS encoding NAD(P)H-dependent oxidoreductase, translated as MKKILIINGHPNRDSFNFGLAEAYKKGAMHSGAEIQEITIADLEFNPNLQFGYQKRMELEPDLIKAWEIIQWADHLVWVHPVWWGGLPAITKGFIDRLFLPGLAFKYRENSVWWDKFLIGKTAHLITTLDQPSWYYRIFYGRPSINQLKKSTLEFCGVKPVKVTYVGIIKNSNEEQRKKWIDNVYSLGEKLK; from the coding sequence ATGAAAAAAATTCTTATCATTAATGGACATCCTAACAGAGATTCTTTCAACTTTGGTCTCGCAGAAGCTTATAAAAAAGGAGCTATGCATTCAGGAGCAGAAATTCAGGAAATTACCATTGCAGATTTGGAGTTCAATCCCAATCTTCAGTTTGGGTATCAAAAAAGAATGGAATTGGAACCTGATTTAATAAAAGCCTGGGAAATCATACAATGGGCAGATCATTTGGTTTGGGTACATCCCGTATGGTGGGGCGGACTTCCTGCGATTACAAAAGGTTTTATCGACCGTCTTTTTCTTCCCGGTTTAGCATTTAAATATCGTGAAAATTCGGTGTGGTGGGATAAATTTTTAATAGGTAAAACAGCGCACCTCATTACAACATTAGATCAACCAAGTTGGTATTACAGAATATTTTACGGACGACCAAGTATCAATCAGCTCAAAAAATCTACCTTAGAATTTTGCGGAGTAAAACCAGTAAAAGTTACTTATGTAGGAATTATTAAAAACTCAAATGAAGAACAGCGTAAAAAATGGATTGATAATGTGTATTCGTTGGGTGAAAAGCTTAAATAA
- a CDS encoding Crp/Fnr family transcriptional regulator gives MIQQFFQSFNLFSENEIHHLLVFFEERKLSKNDLFVKEGEKCKEIAFIQSGVFRSYYTSDEGKDSTYCFRFPNDLMASYSSFISDKPSIENMQAISEATLLVIKKEKIQKLVSENPKWNEFLRMIAEQEYLELEKRFFQLQRDDATQRYAFLIENQPDYIQKIPLQYLSSYLGITQRHLSRIRKEISF, from the coding sequence ATGATTCAGCAGTTTTTTCAAAGTTTCAACCTATTTTCTGAAAATGAAATACATCACCTTCTGGTATTTTTTGAAGAAAGAAAGCTTTCGAAAAATGATTTATTTGTAAAAGAAGGCGAAAAATGCAAAGAAATTGCTTTTATACAATCAGGGGTTTTCAGGTCTTATTATACTTCAGATGAAGGAAAAGACAGTACATATTGCTTTAGATTTCCTAATGATTTGATGGCTTCCTATTCTTCATTTATTTCAGACAAACCAAGCATAGAAAATATGCAGGCTATTTCAGAAGCTACTCTACTCGTCATTAAAAAAGAAAAAATTCAAAAACTTGTATCTGAAAATCCGAAATGGAATGAATTTCTTAGAATGATTGCCGAACAGGAATATCTCGAACTTGAAAAACGTTTTTTCCAGCTTCAACGGGATGATGCGACTCAGAGATATGCTTTTCTAATTGAAAACCAACCAGATTACATCCAAAAAATCCCTTTGCAATATTTATCATCTTATTTAGGCATTACCCAAAGACATTTAAGCCGCATCAGGAAAGAAATTTCTTTTTAG
- a CDS encoding helix-turn-helix domain-containing protein, whose translation MYTNLSNFVKEKRKEANLTQEEFADRAGVALTVVRKIEQGKDNLSLAKVNQVLLMFGSKLIPMSIKEVEE comes from the coding sequence ATGTACACTAATCTTTCAAATTTTGTAAAGGAAAAACGTAAGGAAGCAAACCTGACCCAAGAAGAATTTGCTGATAGAGCAGGTGTTGCCCTTACAGTAGTTCGGAAAATAGAACAAGGAAAAGATAACTTAAGCCTAGCAAAAGTAAATCAAGTTCTTTTGATGTTTGGCAGCAAGCTTATTCCAATGAGCATAAAAGAAGTTGAAGAATGA
- a CDS encoding site-specific integrase gives MKISLIQRKLKDGKISLSLEFYRGSEITNDGKRKHLRSFENLDTYLIENPKTAKDKKENKEALEFAENILSIRKAEYAQGRFELKNTAKSKRVFLNFFAELTEEKQLQDSSNNYGNWLSTLQHLKKVVSKNMTFEEIDENFVKKVHRYFEKDALTKSELPLSQNSKYSYFNKFKAALRSAFDNGYLTINYASKIKSFEQAESQREYLIFDELQRLAKAECKYPVLKKAFLFSCLSGLRWSDINTMIWKEVRDEGDVSRVNFRQEKTDGVEYLYISKQARDLLGERQDSQERVFKGLKYGMTYNTEIIRWCNRAAVPKHITFHSARHTNAVLLLENGADIYTVSKRLGHRELKTTQIYAKIVDSKMKEAAEIIPELNIEF, from the coding sequence ATGAAAATATCACTTATTCAAAGAAAATTAAAAGACGGAAAGATTAGTTTGTCACTTGAGTTTTATCGTGGATCAGAAATTACTAATGATGGAAAAAGAAAACATCTTAGAAGTTTTGAGAATTTAGATACTTATCTAATTGAAAATCCAAAAACAGCCAAAGACAAGAAAGAAAATAAAGAAGCTCTGGAATTTGCAGAAAATATATTATCGATTCGAAAAGCTGAGTATGCGCAAGGAAGATTCGAGTTAAAAAATACTGCAAAGTCCAAAAGAGTATTTCTTAATTTTTTCGCTGAACTCACTGAAGAAAAGCAACTACAAGATTCTTCAAATAATTACGGTAACTGGCTTTCCACTTTACAACATCTGAAAAAAGTCGTTTCTAAAAATATGACTTTCGAGGAAATTGATGAAAATTTTGTTAAAAAAGTTCATCGATATTTTGAAAAGGACGCACTTACCAAAAGTGAACTACCACTTTCTCAAAATTCCAAATATTCATATTTCAATAAATTTAAAGCTGCACTTAGAAGTGCTTTCGATAATGGCTATTTGACAATCAATTATGCATCAAAAATAAAATCATTTGAACAAGCTGAGAGCCAAAGAGAATATTTGATTTTTGATGAGTTGCAACGTTTAGCCAAAGCAGAATGTAAATATCCGGTTTTGAAAAAAGCATTTCTCTTTTCATGTTTATCGGGATTACGTTGGTCAGATATTAACACTATGATTTGGAAAGAAGTTCGTGATGAAGGTGATGTTTCAAGAGTTAATTTCCGACAGGAAAAAACAGATGGTGTAGAATATCTGTATATCTCTAAACAAGCAAGAGACTTGTTGGGAGAAAGACAGGATTCACAAGAAAGAGTCTTCAAAGGTTTGAAGTACGGAATGACCTACAATACTGAAATTATCCGTTGGTGCAACCGTGCGGCTGTTCCGAAGCATATCACTTTTCACTCAGCAAGACATACAAATGCTGTCTTGCTCTTGGAGAATGGTGCAGATATTTATACTGTTTCCAAAAGATTGGGACACAGAGAATTGAAAACTACTCAGATTTATGCCAAAATAGTGGATAGCAAAATGAAAGAAGCTGCTGAGATCATTCCGGAATTGAATATTGAGTTTTGA
- a CDS encoding aminopeptidase P family protein has product MTSKEKVAALREEMQKNNVDAFIVYSADPHMSEYLPEEWQERAWLSGFLGSAGFVVITKDKAGLWTDGRYFTQAPIELAGSGIDLFKDGMEGTPNYIDWIISEIPAHGKVAVNALATSHSNWELLYQKLNAKNLTLVDSPLLKEVWKERGTPSKNPIFVHPLDRAGKSVTDKISAIRQKMEEQEVTAHVISSLDDVAWTLNLRGSDVESNPVFLGYILITKNDAILFTDLDKMEVEARKQMDESFVKMMPYEEFYNHLRTIKNQNVLISPNSNQSIFEALKIDNKFVKAAVPGSLMKAQKNETELEGFRKVMVRDGVAMVKFFYWLTHNAGQETMNEYSIGKKLREFRAAGENFVGESFGSIIGYKDNGAMMHYSAKSEGSKEVTNDASILVDSGGQYLEGTTDITRTLALGAVSEEFKTNSTLVLQGMIRLSMVKFPKATRGVQLDAIARLPLWMHGKDYNHGTGHGVGSFMNVHEGPQNIRKDLNPQELLVGMVVSNEPGYYVEGDYGIRHENLIAVKESETTIHGTFYEFETLTFCPFFKNDIVKEILSQDEINWLNSYHKTCEEKIAPHLEGEVKEWFLSLVSPL; this is encoded by the coding sequence ATGACTTCAAAGGAAAAAGTAGCTGCACTTCGTGAAGAAATGCAAAAAAATAATGTTGATGCATTTATAGTATATTCTGCAGATCCTCACATGAGCGAATATTTACCTGAAGAATGGCAGGAAAGAGCATGGCTTTCGGGTTTTCTTGGTTCCGCAGGTTTTGTTGTAATTACTAAAGATAAAGCCGGACTTTGGACGGACGGAAGATACTTCACTCAGGCTCCAATTGAATTGGCTGGTTCAGGAATCGACCTCTTCAAAGACGGAATGGAAGGAACTCCTAATTATATAGATTGGATTATCTCTGAAATCCCTGCCCATGGAAAAGTAGCCGTAAATGCCTTAGCAACTTCACATTCAAACTGGGAACTTTTATACCAAAAACTGAATGCTAAAAATTTAACTTTAGTAGATTCTCCTTTGTTAAAAGAAGTCTGGAAAGAAAGAGGAACACCTTCAAAAAATCCAATTTTTGTACATCCGCTTGACAGAGCAGGAAAATCTGTAACCGATAAAATTTCTGCAATCCGTCAAAAAATGGAAGAGCAGGAAGTTACCGCTCATGTTATTTCAAGTCTTGATGATGTTGCATGGACATTGAATTTAAGAGGAAGTGATGTAGAAAGCAATCCTGTATTTTTAGGATATATTTTAATTACTAAAAATGATGCAATTCTCTTCACTGACCTTGATAAAATGGAAGTTGAAGCAAGAAAACAAATGGATGAATCTTTCGTAAAAATGATGCCATACGAAGAGTTTTACAATCATCTGAGAACTATTAAAAACCAAAATGTTTTAATTTCTCCAAACAGTAACCAGTCGATTTTTGAAGCTTTAAAAATTGATAATAAATTTGTAAAAGCTGCTGTTCCGGGAAGTTTAATGAAAGCTCAGAAAAATGAAACTGAGTTGGAAGGTTTCAGAAAAGTAATGGTAAGAGATGGTGTTGCGATGGTAAAATTCTTTTATTGGTTAACGCACAATGCAGGACAAGAAACCATGAACGAATATTCTATTGGTAAAAAGCTGAGAGAATTCCGTGCTGCAGGCGAAAATTTTGTAGGTGAAAGTTTCGGAAGTATCATTGGATATAAAGATAACGGTGCAATGATGCATTATTCTGCAAAAAGTGAAGGCAGCAAAGAAGTGACCAATGACGCAAGTATTTTGGTTGATTCTGGAGGTCAATATTTAGAAGGAACAACCGATATTACTAGAACTTTAGCATTAGGAGCTGTTTCTGAAGAATTTAAAACCAATTCTACCCTAGTTTTACAAGGAATGATTCGTTTATCGATGGTGAAGTTTCCAAAAGCAACGAGAGGAGTTCAGCTGGATGCTATTGCAAGACTTCCTTTGTGGATGCACGGAAAAGACTACAATCATGGAACCGGTCACGGTGTTGGAAGTTTCATGAATGTACATGAAGGTCCACAGAATATTAGAAAAGACCTGAATCCGCAAGAACTTTTAGTTGGAATGGTTGTTTCAAATGAACCAGGATATTATGTAGAAGGCGATTATGGGATCCGTCATGAAAACCTGATTGCTGTAAAAGAATCTGAGACTACCATTCACGGTACATTTTACGAGTTTGAAACATTAACTTTCTGCCCGTTCTTTAAAAATGATATTGTGAAAGAAATTCTTTCTCAGGATGAAATCAATTGGCTGAATTCTTATCATAAAACTTGTGAAGAAAAAATTGCACCACATTTGGAAGGCGAAGTAAAAGAGTGGTTTTTATCACTTGTGAGCCCACTTTAA